The nucleotide window GGTTGAGGCCGGGGAACGCAGAACTGTATAATTTGCAGTGGTATGACATTGACTGGGACAATCTCACTCTCCTGGTCAGGTCTGCAAAAAAGGGCGGGCCGGTTAAACGATCCGTGGCCATACACCCTGCCCTGTTGAAACAATTAAAAATCTGGAAAAAGGAAGATGAGAACAACACCCATCCATACATTATATATTGGAAGGACAAACCGGTGAAACGGATCAGCTCATCTTTCAATACCGCCAAAAGAAAAGCCGGGATTACAAGACGGCTTCGGCCCTATGATTTCCGGCATGCAGCCATCACCCAGATGATCATCAAAGGGGATCTTAAGGCGGCATCGGAAATTGCCGGTCATAGCAATATTGAAATGACCATCAAGCAGTATGAACATATAACATCAGAGATAAAACGACAGACGGTTGAGGTTATTGAGGAGATTGATATTTAATTTTTTAGGAAAAAAAAATGCCGATTAAAGACCTTCATGATGAAAAACCATTTGATTCCGCCACTATAACAAAACTTGAAATCTTTGAAAATTATTTAACAGAATGGCTTCCCACTTTCATTTACAGTAAAAATAATAACGAATTAAACATTTGTGATTTTTTTGCTGGGCCTGGTGAAGACATAATGGGAATGCCTGGAAGCCCACTGAGAATTCTTGAAGTTCTTAAAAAATTTGAAACAGATATAAAACAGCAAAAAATCAAGATAAACTTAATCTTGAATGAACAAAAAAAATGGAAACATGACGTTTTAATAAAAAATATTATGGATAAAACGACATCTTTCAATAATGAATTTCAAAAGCGTATCAAAATTCATTTTTTTAAAGAAGATTTTCAAAATCTCTTTCCACGAATTAAAAATAATATCATCAATGGACCCAATTTATTGTTTTTTGATCAAAATGGAGTAAAACATATAACTCTCAACTTAATAAACGAATTGGAATCCTTTCATCAAACCGACTACCTATTTTTTATTTCTTCTGCATTTTTTAAACGGTTTACCTTTGAAAATATTTTTCCAGATTTAAAATTCAATAAGGATGACGTAAAAAGCAAAGATATTCACAGAACCATTGTTGAACAATTTCGGACGCTGCTTCCACAAGACAGCAAAACTCGTTTATACCATTTCAGTATAAAAAAGAATAAGAACATACATGGCCTTGTTTTTGGATCAAAACATTTATTGGCGGTCCAAAAATTTTTGACCGTCGCATGGAACAAAAACAAAATTAATGGAGAAGCAAACTTTGATATAGATGAAGACCTCGACAAACAATTAGATTTGTTTTCAAGAAAACCTAAGATTACAAAACTACAAAAATTTGAACATAATCTAAATTTATTTATAAAAGAAAAAAAAGTGTTTACCAATCAAGATATTTTTCATTATACTTTGGAAAAAGGTTTCACACCAAAACATGCGACTGCTGTATTGAAAAAATTAAAAAATTCAAATCACATAGAACACTTTTCATATGCAAAAATTGGTTATAACCAAATTTATAAATATAATGAAATAATCACATTCAGGTATATAAAATGAGCTTTTCAAAAATAGAATGGACAGAAGCAACTTGGAATCCGTTAACAGGATGCACAAAGATAAGCACCGGTTGCAAACATTGTTACGCCGAAAAAATGGCTAAAAGGCTTCAAGCAATGAAGTCCCCCAACTATACTAATGGTTTTGAACTCACTTGCCATCCACATGCGCTGGATATACCATTTTCCTGGAAAAAACCTAAAATGGTATTTGTGAACTCCATGAGTGATCTTTTTCATGAAGATGTTCCTGAATCCTTTATTAAAAAGGTATTCAATATTATGAACATTGCATCTCAGCACCAATATCAAGTACTAACAAAACGTTCAGAAATATTATTAAAAATGAACCCAGCACTTAGATGGAATAACAATATCTGGATGGGAGTCAGTGTTGAAACATCTTATTATAAATATAGAATAGATCATTTAAGACAAACAGATGCCAAAGTAAAATTCATTTCCTTTGAACCTTTACTTCATGATATTGGTGACGTGGATTTAAGTGGAATTGACTGGGTAATAGTTGGTGGAGAATCCGGACCAGGAGCAAGACCTATTAAAAAAGAATGGGTCACTAATATTCAACAGCAGTGTCTTGATAAAAATATTTCATTCTTTTTCAAACAATGGGGTGGAGTAAATAAAAAGAAAAATGGACGGCTTCTGGATGGGAAACTCTGGAGCCAGATGCCAAAACTAAAGCTACCAATACCAGCTTTAGTTCCTGCTTGATTGAGAGGCTTGTCACCACCTTATCACCATCTTGTCACCAATATTGGTGACAAGCCTTTAAAGCCCAAAACCCTTTATTGACAAGCGATTCGAGTTGAAATATCCGTTCGGGACGCTGGGGCCGGAGGTTCGAATCCTCTCATCCCGACCAGCACCAATCAAGGGTTTTCAAAGTTTCCATTTCAAGACATCTTAATTTTATTCTGCACATTGTTTTTAATATAAACTATTTAATAAAAAATCAAAAATACAGATTAAAATATTTGGGCATCCAATTCGGTTAGTTACAAATCGAATTATTATATAACTGCCACGGGCAGACTTGGTCTTTCATCCCTTTTTGCCCACAACAAAGATTTAAAGTCTCTGTATGAATTTTTTAAGACTTTACTATAAAAACTTTATTAAACTAATATGCATCA belongs to Desulfobacula toluolica Tol2 and includes:
- the tcmP gene encoding three-Cys-motif partner protein TcmP, whose protein sequence is MPIKDLHDEKPFDSATITKLEIFENYLTEWLPTFIYSKNNNELNICDFFAGPGEDIMGMPGSPLRILEVLKKFETDIKQQKIKINLILNEQKKWKHDVLIKNIMDKTTSFNNEFQKRIKIHFFKEDFQNLFPRIKNNIINGPNLLFFDQNGVKHITLNLINELESFHQTDYLFFISSAFFKRFTFENIFPDLKFNKDDVKSKDIHRTIVEQFRTLLPQDSKTRLYHFSIKKNKNIHGLVFGSKHLLAVQKFLTVAWNKNKINGEANFDIDEDLDKQLDLFSRKPKITKLQKFEHNLNLFIKEKKVFTNQDIFHYTLEKGFTPKHATAVLKKLKNSNHIEHFSYAKIGYNQIYKYNEIITFRYIK
- a CDS encoding DUF5131 family protein, whose translation is MSFSKIEWTEATWNPLTGCTKISTGCKHCYAEKMAKRLQAMKSPNYTNGFELTCHPHALDIPFSWKKPKMVFVNSMSDLFHEDVPESFIKKVFNIMNIASQHQYQVLTKRSEILLKMNPALRWNNNIWMGVSVETSYYKYRIDHLRQTDAKVKFISFEPLLHDIGDVDLSGIDWVIVGGESGPGARPIKKEWVTNIQQQCLDKNISFFFKQWGGVNKKKNGRLLDGKLWSQMPKLKLPIPALVPA